One Streptomyces sp. 840.1 genomic window, CGACGGTACGACGGCGTACTTCAACTGGCTGGAGCCGGGCCGGTCCCCGAACTACCCCGACGGCCAACAGGACAACACGCACTTCCAGCCCCGCGGTGCCATCGAGGCCGCGCGGCTCGTCGCCCGTGCCCTCGTGGCCGGGAAGGTACTCGCCGCGCGCGAGGTACGACGCACCGATTCCGCGGTCCCGCCCGAATGGATCACCTGGCCGCAGGCCTGAGCCGGCCGCCGCCCCCGCCCCCCTCCTCCTCTTTCACCTCACCTCACCTCACCATCGAAGGATCCGCCATGCCCGCACGCATCTGTCATGCTCGCGCCATCGCCTTGGTGATGGGCTGCGCCTCCCTGGCGCTCGCCGTGTCCGTACCCGCCCAGGCCACCGGGCGACCGGGCGGGGCCCCCAAGGGCATCGACCGGGCCGTCCTCGCCCAGAACGACGGCTGGGCCGCCGCCGAGGGCTCCACCACCGGCGGCTCCGCCGCCACCCCGGACCACGTCTACACCGTGAGCAACCGGGCTGAACTCATCGCCGCCTTCGAGGACGCGGGCGATGCACCCAAGATCATCAAGATCGACGGCACCGTCCACGGGAACTCCGACGCCGAGGGCACCCCGATCGGCTGCGAGGCGTACCGGACCGACGGCTACACCCTGGACAAGTACCTCGCCGCCTACGACCCGGCCACCTGGGGCCGCACCGAGGTTCCGTCGGGCCCTCTGGAGGACGCCCGGCTCGCCTCTGCCAAGCTGCAGAAGGCCGCCGTGAACGTCTACGTACCGTCCAACACCACGCTCATCGGCGCCGGCAAGGACGCGAAGGTCATCGGTGCCAGCCTCCAGATCCAGAGCGTCTCCAACGTCATCGTCCGGAACATCTCGTTCGAGGACACCTATGACTGCTTCCCCCAGTGGGACCCCACCGACGGTGAGACCGGGCACTGGAACTCCGAGTACGACAACCTCGTCGTCTACGGATCCGACCACGTCTGGGTCGATCACAACACCTTCAGCGACGATGACCGCCCCGACGCCGGTCAGCCGGTCTACTTCAACGAGCGGTTCCAGCAGCACGACGGACTCTTCGACATCGTCAAGGGCGCCGACCTCGTCACCGCCTCGTACAACGTCCTCAAGGACCACGACAAGACGATGCTCATCGGCAACAGCGACGGTGCCGGTGCCACCGACAGCGGCAAGCTCCGGGTCACCCTGCACCACAACCTCTTCAAGGACGTGAACGAGCGCGCGCCCCGCGTCCGCTTCGGGCAGGTCGACTCGTACAACAACCACTTCGTCGCCACCAAGGGCAGCGTCTACGGCTACACGTACGGCATCGGCTCGAAGTCCCAGCTGGTCGCCGAGCACAACGCGTTCACTCTCAGCGGTGAGTTCGACAAGGCGAAGATCCTCAAGAAGTGGTCCGAGTCCCCGCTCACCGCAGCGGACAACTACGTCAACGGCCGCCGGACGGACCTCATCGCCGTCCACAACGCGGGTGTTCCCGAGGAGCGGCTCACCGCAGGCGCCGGCTGGACGCCGGCGCTGCGCACCAGGGTCGACCACCCGCTGCTCGTGCCCCTGATCGTCGGCCTCACGGCGGGCGCCGGCCGGATTCCGGGTGCCTGACCACTCGTAGAGCCCCGTACCGGACGGGATTCCCACCGGTTGCCTCTCCGGAACCGTGCGGATCCCGTCCGGACCCGTCGCGCACCCGCGTAAGGAAGTAAGGAAGTACCGCCATGCCCAGCAGACGCAGCGCCCTGGCCCTGCTCGCGGGCGGCAGCGCCGCCCTCGCCATCGGCGCGGCCCCCGGCGCGCACGCCCACGGCCGGCCCGACGCACGCCGCCCCTTCGGACGCCACGGCTCACCGTCGTCACGCCTCGACGCCGCCACGCTGTACGTCGACGTCCACGGCAGGGGCGACCACACCACCGTCCAGGCCGCCGTGGACGCCGCGACCGGCACCGGCCGCACCCTGGTGATCGCCCCCGGCACCTACCGCGAGACGGTCGACATCCCGGCCGACCGGACCGGACTCACCCTCATCGGCGCGAGCGAGGACCCGCACGACACCGTCATCGTGTACGACAACGCCAACGGCACCCCGCGGCCCGACGGTTCGGGAACCTACGGCACCAGCGGCTCCGCCACCGTCACCGCCGGTCCCGCAGGACTCACCGCCCGGAACCTGACCTTCGCCAACGACTGGCTGCGCGCCGACCACCCCGAATACACCGGGACCCAGGCCGTTGCCATCAAGGTGCAGGGCGACCGCTCGGCGTTCTACGGCTGCCGCTTCCTCGGGCACCAGGACACCCTGTACGCCGATTCCCGCACCCTGTCCGACGTCGCCCGCCAGTACTACCGCGACTGCTACGTCGAAGGAGACGTCGACTTCGTCTTCGGCCGGGCCACCGCCGTCCTCGACCGCTGCCACCTGCGCACCCTGAACCGCACCGACCTGGCGGCAGAGCCCTACGGCTTCGTCTTCGCACCCAGCACCGCCGGCGCCAACCCGCACGGTTACCTGGTGCTGCGCTCCGCCGTCACCAGCACCGCGCCGGACGGGTACTTCAAACTGGCCCGCCCCTGGGTGCCCTCCTCCGACCTCACCGCACACCCGATGCTGACCGTGCGCGACAGCCACCTCGGCGCCGGGATCGACACGGACGAGCCGTACGGCACCATGGCCGCGGGCTTCCCCTGGCAGGAGCAGCGGTTCGCCGAGTACCACAACACGGGCCCCGGCGCGCGCGTCACCGTGCCCGCCAACCGCCCCCGGCTGTCCGTGTCCGAGGCACGCCTGCACACCCCGGCCGCCTGGTTGGGCGACTGGCGTCCGTTCCGGTAGAACACGCTCCGCGCATGACGGGGCCCCGCCGGACCGGTCCGGCGGGGCCCCGTCATACGCGGGACGAGGCTCAGTCGTAGCTGATGTCCGAGCTGCTGTACTTGCAGTACGTGCCGTCCGGCCCGCTGCCCGTCTCCGTCGGCTCGTCACCGTCGTCGTTGCCCGTGTAGCGCACGCACGGCTTGATCTTCTTGCTGCTGTCACCGTGGATCCGGACCGACTTCAGGGTCGCGGTGTCCCCGTAGTTGGTGTTGATCCCGGCCAGGGCCTTGCCGGGCGCCGTCACATCGACGTCGCTGACCACGATCGTGCGCTTGTACTGCTTGGAGCAGTTGCCGCAGGACCGCACGAGCTTGCCGAAGTCCGAGACCTGGAAGCCGCTGATGGTGAGTGTGCCCGCGCCGTTGAACTGGAAGACCTTGTCCTCGGCCTTCCTGGCGCCGCCGCCGGTCACCTTGTACGTGGCGCCCGGCGAGGTGCCCTTGAAGGACGCGGCGTCCTCGCCGACGTCCTCCCACCACACGTTCTGGATCGTGCAGCTGCCCGCGCAGTGAATGCCGTCGGCGGCGGGCGAGCCGATGACCACGTTCTTCAGGACCGCCCCGTCGGCCAGTTCGAAGATCGGGTCCTGGCCCTCCTCCTGGCCGTCGCCGCCCAGGTCCCCGCTGCCGTAGAAGCGCTTCAGGGTGCCGTCGTACGTTCCGGAGACCTCGATGGTCGCTGGGACGGCCTGCGAACCTGCGGGGGTGGGCCAGGCGGCGGCCGCGGGCGCCGCGTCGGCCGACTGGACCAGCAGGCCGGTGGAGAGCGCGGCGCCGGTGAGCGCCAGCGCGGCGGCCGAGGCGGAGATCGTGCGGCGGCGGCCGGTGCGCCGTGCACCGCTGCCGGGAATTGCGGCTCGTTTCGTCATGTCGGTGTCCTGTTCCTCGATGGTGGGGGGAGCGTTGCGCTCCTGGGTCGCCGCCGAGGGGAGGAAGGGTTGCCGGGTCGGGGAAACATCCGGGGATTCCTTGCCGGAGGTCCGGAGGCCGAGAGGAGCCCGGCGGTCGCGGTCGCGGTCAGCGCTCCCGGCCGAAGGAGTAGCGAACCGTGGCCGGTTGGCCGGAGGCGCGCACGGCGTGCGCCGTCAGGTAGTCGCCCGAGGCGTCCCGGGCGCCCTCCGCGTGGTTGTACTGCCCGGCGAACGTGTGCGTGCCGGCCGGGACCGTGCGCCCCGGTTTCAGCGTCCAGCGGTAGACGAGGAAGCCGCCGTCCTCGGTCGCGGACACCGTGAAGTCGCGCTCGGGCAGCGAGCGCCAGGAACCGGTGCCGGCCACCCCGCCGGTGAGCGCGATCCGCAGCTCGACGGTGAGCGAGGAGAGGGCTTCGCTCGTCCGCAGCGTCACATTGCTCTGCGCCCAGTACGCGTTGCTGTGCGGGTCGACGGCGCCGTCCGCCCTGAGCGGCCCGTCCTCCGCGCGCGGCGCACCGTCCGGTGCGGACGGCGTGGCGACAGCGGACGGCGGCGGGGCCGCCGCCCGCTCCCCGGACGGCCCGTCACCGCCCGCCGACGTGACCGCGAACGCCCCGGCCGCCAGCACCGCGCACACCGCCACCGTCGCCCCCGCGACCCGCAGCCACGGCGTCGCCGCCCGCGGCGGACGCGCGACCCGCGCCGGCGTGCGGCCCCCGGCCATGCCGCGCGCCACCCGGGCCCGCATCCGCTCCCGGTCCGGCCGGTGCGCCTGGGCGGCGCCCCGCAGCCGCCCAGGCAACTCCTCGTCCATCACTGGCTTCCTCCGGTGCGCTGCGCCGCGACGGCCACGTGCACGTGCGCGGCGGGCGTATCGGGACCGAGCAGCCGCTGCAGTTCCGCGACGGCGCGCGAGGTCTGGCTCTTCACCGTACCCACCGAGACCCCGAGCACCAGTGAGGTGTCCCGCTCGGAGAGGTCGAAGGCGTGCCGCAGCACCACGCAGGCGCGCTTGCGGAACGGCAGTCTGCGCAGCGCCTCCTGGACGTCGACCACCGCCGACACGTCCGGGTCCTCGACCGCGTACCCGTCCCCGCCGCCGCGTGGCGCCCAGAACAGCGCGATCCGGCGGCGCTCGCGCACCGCGCTGCGGATCCGGGTCCTGGCCAGATTGGCGACCACCCCGCGCGCGTACGCCACCGGATGATCGGCGTTCCTGACCCGGTCCCAGCGGTGCCAGAGCGCCAGCAGGGCGTCGGCGGCCAGGTCGTCGGCGGCGTCGGCCTCACCGGTCAGCAGGTGGGCGAGCCGGGCGAGTTCGGCGTAATGGGCCTCGAAGAACGCATGGAACTCGGCGGCGGCATCGTCGGCGTCGATGGATGTGCCCACAGCTACCCCGTCCCTGCGCTCGGATGCCGGTGCCCGTGTCGGCCCCGGCCGTGCACGTTGCCGGCCGGGTACGCCCCGGACACCGCCCGTGGTGTGCGGGCGGGGGGCGAGAGCGTACCAGCGCACCCCGGAAGCGCTTCGACACGGGTGCGTAACCAAGTAAGGCGCACCACGGCGAAAACCTGAAGGGCCCGGGACACGCGAACACCTGAGGACACGCGAACGCCCGGGGACACGCGAACGCCCGGGGACACGCGGACACGCGAACGCCCCGGGGGGACGCGGACACCTGAGGACACGCGAACGCCCCGGTATCCCGAACCGGGGTACCGGGGCGTCGTGCCGTGCCGGTCACCGCTGGAGCGCGGCCTTCATCATCTTCTGCGCGATCGGGGCCGCGAGGCCGTTTCCGCTGACCTCGGAGGCCGCCGAACCGGAGTCCTCCACGATCACGGCGACCGCGACCTCCTGGCCGCTCGACCTGTCCTTCGCGTACGAGGTGAACCAGGCATACGGGGTGTTGCTGTTGCCCACACCGTTCTCCGCCGTACCCGTCTTGCCGCCGACCTCCGCGCCGCCGATCCGGGCGTTGGTGCCGGTGCCCTGCTCCACGACGGTCACCATCGCGCTGCGCAGCTGCTTGGCGGTGGACTCGGAGACGATGCGCTTCATGTCGCCGTCCGCGAAGTCCTCCAGCGTGCCGCCCTTGGAGTCCGTCACCTTGGAGACCATGTGCGGCGCCGCCAGCTCACCGCCGTTGGCGAGGGCCGAGGAGACCATCGCCATCTGGAGCGGGGTCGCGGTGACCTCGAACTGGCCGATGCCCGACAGCGCCGTCTGCGCGTCGTCCATCTTCGCCGGGTAGACGCTCTTGTACGCCCTGACCGGGACGTCGAGGTCATCCGTGTTGAAGCCGAACTTCTCGGCCATCGCCCGCACCTTGTCCTGGCCCAGGTCGGCGGCGACCTTGCCGAAGACGTTGTTGCACGAGTACTGGAGCGCCACCCGCAACGTCGCGTTCTCGCAAGGTGCGGAGGCGCTCTCGTTCTTCAGCGGGGTGCTGGTGCCGGGCAGCGTGTACGGCACCGGGCTCTTGGTGGCCTCGTCGACCGAGCTGTACAGCCCGTTCTCCAGCGCGGCGGACGCCACCACCAGCTTGAACGTCGAACCGGGTGCCAGCGGCTGCCGCAGCGCGCGGTTGACCAGCGGCTTGTCCGGGTCCGCGAGCAGCTTCTTCCAGGTGTCGCCGTCCGTCGTCCCGCTGATGTCGGACGGGTCGTAGGACGGCGAGGAGACCATGCCCAGGATCTGCCCGCTCTTCGGGTCGATCGCCACGGCCGCGCCCTTGTCGTCGCCGAGGGCGTCGGACGCCGCCTTCTGCACGTCCGGGTCGATCGTGGTCAGCACGCTGCCCGGGGCGGTCTTCTCACCCGTCACCACGTTCAGCGGGTTCTTCAGCCGGTCGTCGGTGCCGTCCAGCACATGGCTGTAGATCCCTTCGAGCTGGGTGGAGCCGTAGGCCTGCGAGCTGTACCCGGTGACGGCGGCGTAGAGGTCGCCCTGCTTGTAGGTGCGCTTGTACGCGAGATCACTTCCCTTCGTCCTCTTCGATCCGGTGACCGGCGAGCCGGCCACGATGATGTCCCCGAGCGGCTGCGCGTACTGCGCGATGGTGTTCCGCCGGTTGTGGTCGTCGTCTGCGAGCGCCCGTGCCTGGTACGCCTGCACCCATGTCGCCCGCCCCAGCAGGGCGAGGACCAGCAGCAGGCAGAAGACCGAGGCGCGCCTTATGGTCTTGTTCATCCCGTACAGGGGACGTGCGGGGCGCGGTGCGGCGTTCCCCGTTGTGCCGCTTCTCACCCATTACTCATCGTCGCGCTCACCGGCGCCGCCGCTCGTCACCGCCCCCGCCCGGCGCGATGAACCCCGACTCGTAAGCGGCGATGACCGCCTGGGTACGGTCCCGGGCACCGGTCTTCGCGAGGACGCCCGCCACATGGGTCTTCGCCGTCGCCGCGCCCACCCCCAGCCGGGCGGCGATCTCCGCGTTGGTGAGGCCCGCCGCCATCAGCCGCAGGACGTCCGCCTCCCGGTCGGTGAGCCGGGCCGCCCAGGCGGGCGCGGCGGCGGGCCGGCCCCGCCCGTACTCGGCCGCCAGATCCCGCACCGCGGCGGGGAAGAGCAACGAGTCGCTGCGGGCCACCAGCCGCACCGCCTGCACCAGGTCCTCGGCCGCCGCCCGCTTGAGGAGGAAGCCGGCGGCCCCGGCGCGCAGCGCCTCGTACACGTAGGCGTCGTGCTCGAAGGTGGTGACGACGACGACGCGGGGCGCCGGGTCGACCAGGGCCAGGATCCGCTCGGTGGCCCGGATGCCGTCGGTCTCCGGCATCCGCACGTCCATCAGCACCACGTCGGGGCGCAGCGCCCGCACCACCGAGACCGCCTCGGCGCCGGTCGCGGCCTCGCCCACGACCTCCAGTCCGGTTTCGGCGTCCAGGATGACCCGCAGGGCGGTGCGGACCATGCGCTCGTCGTCGGCCACGACGATCCGGACCGGCGTGCTCATGGCCGCTCCCGGGCGCGCAGGGGGAGGCAGGCGGTCAGCCGCCAACCGCCCTCGTGCGGCCCGGCTCCGGCCCGGCCGCCGAGCAGTACGGCGCGCTCGTGGACGCCGCGCAGCCCTCGGCCGCCGCCGGGGCGTGCCGGGGGCGGCCGTCCGGGCAGCGCGCTGTCCATGACGATTTCCAGTTCCTCCGTGCCCACGGTGATCCGCAACCGCACCGGCGCACCGTGCCCGCCGTGCCGCAGCGCGTTGCTCAGCCCCTCCTGCACGATCCGGTACGCCTCGCGCGCCACGGCGTCGGGCACCGGGCCCCGGTCGCCCTCGGCCGTGTAGGCGACGGGCACCCCGCAACGCGCCAGCAGCCCGTCCAGCGCGTC contains:
- a CDS encoding polysaccharide lyase family 1 protein, yielding MPARICHARAIALVMGCASLALAVSVPAQATGRPGGAPKGIDRAVLAQNDGWAAAEGSTTGGSAATPDHVYTVSNRAELIAAFEDAGDAPKIIKIDGTVHGNSDAEGTPIGCEAYRTDGYTLDKYLAAYDPATWGRTEVPSGPLEDARLASAKLQKAAVNVYVPSNTTLIGAGKDAKVIGASLQIQSVSNVIVRNISFEDTYDCFPQWDPTDGETGHWNSEYDNLVVYGSDHVWVDHNTFSDDDRPDAGQPVYFNERFQQHDGLFDIVKGADLVTASYNVLKDHDKTMLIGNSDGAGATDSGKLRVTLHHNLFKDVNERAPRVRFGQVDSYNNHFVATKGSVYGYTYGIGSKSQLVAEHNAFTLSGEFDKAKILKKWSESPLTAADNYVNGRRTDLIAVHNAGVPEERLTAGAGWTPALRTRVDHPLLVPLIVGLTAGAGRIPGA
- a CDS encoding pectinesterase family protein: MPSRRSALALLAGGSAALAIGAAPGAHAHGRPDARRPFGRHGSPSSRLDAATLYVDVHGRGDHTTVQAAVDAATGTGRTLVIAPGTYRETVDIPADRTGLTLIGASEDPHDTVIVYDNANGTPRPDGSGTYGTSGSATVTAGPAGLTARNLTFANDWLRADHPEYTGTQAVAIKVQGDRSAFYGCRFLGHQDTLYADSRTLSDVARQYYRDCYVEGDVDFVFGRATAVLDRCHLRTLNRTDLAAEPYGFVFAPSTAGANPHGYLVLRSAVTSTAPDGYFKLARPWVPSSDLTAHPMLTVRDSHLGAGIDTDEPYGTMAAGFPWQEQRFAEYHNTGPGARVTVPANRPRLSVSEARLHTPAAWLGDWRPFR
- a CDS encoding pectate lyase, which produces MTKRAAIPGSGARRTGRRRTISASAAALALTGAALSTGLLVQSADAAPAAAAWPTPAGSQAVPATIEVSGTYDGTLKRFYGSGDLGGDGQEEGQDPIFELADGAVLKNVVIGSPAADGIHCAGSCTIQNVWWEDVGEDAASFKGTSPGATYKVTGGGARKAEDKVFQFNGAGTLTISGFQVSDFGKLVRSCGNCSKQYKRTIVVSDVDVTAPGKALAGINTNYGDTATLKSVRIHGDSSKKIKPCVRYTGNDDGDEPTETGSGPDGTYCKYSSSDISYD
- a CDS encoding SigE family RNA polymerase sigma factor; protein product: MGTSIDADDAAAEFHAFFEAHYAELARLAHLLTGEADAADDLAADALLALWHRWDRVRNADHPVAYARGVVANLARTRIRSAVRERRRIALFWAPRGGGDGYAVEDPDVSAVVDVQEALRRLPFRKRACVVLRHAFDLSERDTSLVLGVSVGTVKSQTSRAVAELQRLLGPDTPAAHVHVAVAAQRTGGSQ
- a CDS encoding penicillin-binding protein 2, with translation MNKTIRRASVFCLLLVLALLGRATWVQAYQARALADDDHNRRNTIAQYAQPLGDIIVAGSPVTGSKRTKGSDLAYKRTYKQGDLYAAVTGYSSQAYGSTQLEGIYSHVLDGTDDRLKNPLNVVTGEKTAPGSVLTTIDPDVQKAASDALGDDKGAAVAIDPKSGQILGMVSSPSYDPSDISGTTDGDTWKKLLADPDKPLVNRALRQPLAPGSTFKLVVASAALENGLYSSVDEATKSPVPYTLPGTSTPLKNESASAPCENATLRVALQYSCNNVFGKVAADLGQDKVRAMAEKFGFNTDDLDVPVRAYKSVYPAKMDDAQTALSGIGQFEVTATPLQMAMVSSALANGGELAAPHMVSKVTDSKGGTLEDFADGDMKRIVSESTAKQLRSAMVTVVEQGTGTNARIGGAEVGGKTGTAENGVGNSNTPYAWFTSYAKDRSSGQEVAVAVIVEDSGSAASEVSGNGLAAPIAQKMMKAALQR
- a CDS encoding response regulator transcription factor, encoding MSTPVRIVVADDERMVRTALRVILDAETGLEVVGEAATGAEAVSVVRALRPDVVLMDVRMPETDGIRATERILALVDPAPRVVVVTTFEHDAYVYEALRAGAAGFLLKRAAAEDLVQAVRLVARSDSLLFPAAVRDLAAEYGRGRPAAAPAWAARLTDREADVLRLMAAGLTNAEIAARLGVGAATAKTHVAGVLAKTGARDRTQAVIAAYESGFIAPGGGGDERRRR